In the Maribacter sp. MJ134 genome, one interval contains:
- a CDS encoding SDR family oxidoreductase, producing MGKDWALILGGSNGLGLATATKLARHGFHICIVHRDRRSEMDTIEANFEAMSAMGVQVKTFNADALSADKRMELIEEMKAFLPEGHRIKVLVHSIAKGSLKPMHASEGMPLSNQDIKITFEAMALSLYEWTRLLVDQGLFGDDTRIISFTSEGNTRALPNYGAVSVAKVALEALTRNMALEFAPLGIKANCIQAGVTLTKSFQMIPGQEQIKEHALKRNPNGRLTTPEDVANAAYLLTKDEAKWITGTVIKVDGGESLR from the coding sequence ATGGGAAAAGATTGGGCTTTGATATTAGGGGGAAGTAACGGCTTGGGTCTTGCAACGGCGACCAAATTGGCAAGGCATGGATTTCATATATGCATTGTTCATAGAGATAGACGTTCCGAGATGGATACTATCGAAGCTAATTTTGAAGCTATGAGCGCTATGGGAGTTCAAGTAAAAACCTTTAATGCAGATGCCTTGAGTGCGGATAAGCGTATGGAATTGATAGAAGAAATGAAAGCCTTTCTTCCTGAAGGCCATCGCATCAAGGTTTTAGTGCACAGTATTGCCAAAGGCAGCTTAAAACCCATGCACGCCAGCGAAGGAATGCCATTGTCCAATCAAGATATAAAAATCACTTTTGAAGCCATGGCGCTAAGTCTCTATGAATGGACCCGACTTTTAGTGGACCAAGGGCTTTTTGGCGATGATACTCGGATTATTTCCTTCACGAGTGAAGGGAATACAAGGGCGCTGCCTAATTACGGAGCGGTTTCCGTGGCCAAGGTGGCCTTAGAGGCACTTACACGTAATATGGCATTGGAATTCGCCCCCTTGGGAATTAAGGCCAATTGCATACAGGCCGGTGTTACCCTTACCAAGTCTTTTCAGATGATACCCGGTCAGGAACAAATTAAGGAGCATGCCTTAAAACGTAATCCCAACGGCCGACTCACTACTCCTGAAGATGTGGCTAATGCAGCATATTTGTTGACCAAAGATGAGGCCAAATGGATCACCGGCACCGTAATTAAAGTAGATGGCGGAGAAAGTTTACGATAA
- a CDS encoding 3-hydroxyacyl-ACP dehydratase FabZ family protein, with protein sequence MSFQHILASLPYEPPFLFVDGLSRLDDDGAEGYFTFQPKMDFYKGHFKNNPVTPGVLLTECCAQIGLVCLGLHLLGKENVALDKVGIGFSSSEMEFLKPVFPGEKVRVTSKKKYFRFQKLKCEVKMYDANGDLVCKGILAGMLTNNKDE encoded by the coding sequence ATGAGTTTTCAGCATATACTAGCCAGTTTACCTTATGAGCCTCCCTTTCTATTTGTGGACGGACTGTCCCGTTTGGATGATGATGGGGCAGAGGGCTATTTCACCTTTCAGCCGAAAATGGATTTCTATAAGGGACATTTTAAAAATAATCCGGTAACTCCTGGCGTATTGTTAACGGAATGCTGTGCACAAATAGGTCTGGTCTGTTTAGGGTTACATTTGTTAGGTAAAGAGAACGTGGCGCTAGATAAGGTAGGGATAGGTTTTAGCAGTTCAGAAATGGAGTTTTTAAAACCCGTGTTCCCGGGAGAAAAAGTAAGGGTGACCTCCAAAAAAAAATATTTTCGTTTTCAAAAACTAAAATGCGAAGTAAAGATGTACGATGCGAATGGTGATTTGGTCTGCAAGGGAATTTTAGCGGGTATGCTAACAAATAATAAGGATGAGTAA